The genomic stretch TGCAGGAGGCTCAGGATGATGTTCTCGACGTCTTCGCCTACGTAGCCCGCCTCGGTGAGGCTGGTAGCGTCGGCTATCGCGAAGGGAACCTGGAGAAATCGTGCGAGGGTCTGCGCCAGCAGGGTCTTACCACTACCGGTAGGACCGACGAGCATGATGTTGGACTTCTGCAGCTCGACCTCGCCGGTGACCATGCCCGAGTCGATACGCTTGTAGTGGTTGTGAACGGCGACCGAAAGAACGCGCTTGGCCTCGTCCTGGTCGACCACGTACTGGTCGAGGACCTTGCGGATATCGACCGGGCGCGGCACCGAGGAAACGGCGCTGATGGCCTCTTCCTGGTCACACTCCTCGGCGATAATGTCGTTGCAGAGGTCGATGCACTCATCGCAGATGTAAACGGTCGGACCCGCTATAAGTTTGCGTACCTCTTCCTGGCCCTTTCCGCAGAAAGAACATACGAGGTCGCGAGTGCTGTCTTCTCCGTTTTTTGGCATTAAGTAAGCCCGGCGCCTCCGTTACTCTCTATCGTCCTTCGACGAAGTCCTGCTACCACCCGTCCGCCTACTTACTGTCGGGCCGCTGCTCAATGACTTCGTCGATGATTCCGAACTCAACTGCCTGCGACCCGTCCATGAAATGGTCCCGGTCGGTGCTTTCCTCTATTGTAGCAAGATCCTGCCCCGTGTGTCTTGCCAGTATTTCGTTAAGTAGTGCCCTCACCCGCAGGATCTCGCGCGCCTGTATGTCCACGTCGGTGGCCTGCCCCTGCGCACCGCCCAGCGGCTGGTGTATCATCACCCGCGAATGGGGCAGTGCGTAACGTTTACCCTTGGCGCCCGCAGCCAGTAAAACAGCACCCATGCTCGCGGCCTGCCCGAGGCAGAGGGTCGACACCGGCGGGCGGATATACTGCATCGTGTCATAGATGGCCAGCCCCGCCGTGACCTGCCCTCCGGGTGAGTTCAGGTAGAGAAAAATATCTTTCTCCGGGTCCTCTGCTTCCAGAAACAGCATCTGTGCCGTCACCAGCGCCGCCGTCGTATCGTCAACCTCGCCGCTGAGAAAAACTATACGCTCCTTCAGCAGTCGAGAAAATATGTCGTAAGAACGCTCGCCACGGCCGGACTGTTCGACCACTATAGGTACAAGATTCATACAGCGACCCTAGCCCGTTTGGAGGGGGGCGGCAACATCGGCCGGGTCGACTTCGACGTCATTGAGCGTCGCCTGCTCAACCAGGCAATCCATGGCCTTGTCCCTGAGCATCCCCATCCTGAGATCGGCCACTGCCCCCGGCTGGGAATAGTGCTGGCGTAGTTCGCCCGCGCGCTCACCGGCTGCGGCCAGCTGCTCCCCCACCCGCTTCTCCATCTCTTCGGGTTCCACGCCGAGACTCTCGGCCTCGGCCACCGCGTCGAGCACGAAACCCGCCCGCACCCGCTTCTCGGCCTCGGGCTGGACTATGCCCTTGAGCTCGTCGAACTTGTCGCGCGGAATGTCGCGCATTCCCATCTCGCCCAGCATGCTCATGGCAGTGCGCTCGACCAGCAGCGGCGGCAGGTCAAGCTTGCTCTTGCCCACCAGCGTCTCGAGCAACTCGCCGCGCACGCGTCGGTCGGCTTCCTGCGAAGCACGCTCGTGGAGTTCTCCGCTTACCTTCTCTCGCAACGAGGCCAGGTCCTCGACGCCGTCCCACCCGAGTTCGGCCGCAAACGAATCGTTGAGCGCGGGCACTATCTTGTTCTTGATCTCCCTGACCGTGACCTGGAAGCGCACCAGGCGGCCGGCCACTTCGGAGTCCTCGCCGTTGTTTTCTGGAAAGCGCACGTCTATGGGCGTGGGAATGCTGCGGGTCACGCCAAGCAGACCACGCTCGAAGTCGTCGGGCAGGTTGCCACTGCCCACCTCCACCTGCTGGCCATCCCTGCTGTAGCGATCCAGGGGCTGGCCCTCAAAACTGGCGTACATATCCATCGTTATGACATCGCCCGCCTGGACGTTGACCCTGTCTTCCTCGGCCTCGAGCACCGCCATGCGCTGGCGCAGCGATTCCATGGCCTCGCTGACCTGGTCGTCTTCCACTCGAGCAACCTTGCGGTCAGCCTTTGAGCGCTTGTAGCGGCCGAGCTTCACCTTGGGGCGGATCTCCACGGTGGCCTCAAACTTCAAGCCCTCGGCCGGTTGATACTCGCGGCTGGTCAAATGTGGCGGGCCGACAATATCGAGCTCGTGCTCGCGCACTACCTCTATTACGGCGTCCTCGATGAGACGGCCGATGACATCCTCTCGGACCTCGCCGCCGTATTCCTGCTCGAGCACCTCGCGTGGAGCCTTGCCCTTGCGGAAACCCTTTACCTTGGCCTTACTCGCTATGTTACTGAAAGCCGTGGTCATTTCGGCCTCGACACGCTCGTGGTCCACACTGACGACGAGCACCCTGCTCACCGAATCGTTCTTCTTAACTTTCGCCTGTATTCCAGCCATGTTCCTGCTCCGCTCCTGCCTGTACCGTTAAATGCTTCTGGTGCGAGAGGGGGGACTCGAACCCCCAACCGCATAGCGGGCTGGATCCTAAATCCAGTGCGTCTGCCAATTCCGCCACTCTCGCGCCCGCCCCGACTGGCACAACCATGGGTCAGGCCGTCCGGGCAAGGCGCGAATACTAGGCGCAAAACCTCGCCGATGCACACTCTGCTGTGTTGATGTTCGTGGAGCCCGCAGCTGGTGCCGGCATGGCGGATACGCCCGAGTCCCACCCCGCAACACGGAGTGGCAGGCGGCGGCCCCCATCGGGGGCTCGCCTTTCGGCCGCT from Candidatus Binatota bacterium encodes the following:
- the clpP gene encoding ATP-dependent Clp endopeptidase proteolytic subunit ClpP; translation: MNLVPIVVEQSGRGERSYDIFSRLLKERIVFLSGEVDDTTAALVTAQMLFLEAEDPEKDIFLYLNSPGGQVTAGLAIYDTMQYIRPPVSTLCLGQAASMGAVLLAAGAKGKRYALPHSRVMIHQPLGGAQGQATDVDIQAREILRVRALLNEILARHTGQDLATIEESTDRDHFMDGSQAVEFGIIDEVIEQRPDSK
- the tig gene encoding trigger factor, producing MAGIQAKVKKNDSVSRVLVVSVDHERVEAEMTTAFSNIASKAKVKGFRKGKAPREVLEQEYGGEVREDVIGRLIEDAVIEVVREHELDIVGPPHLTSREYQPAEGLKFEATVEIRPKVKLGRYKRSKADRKVARVEDDQVSEAMESLRQRMAVLEAEEDRVNVQAGDVITMDMYASFEGQPLDRYSRDGQQVEVGSGNLPDDFERGLLGVTRSIPTPIDVRFPENNGEDSEVAGRLVRFQVTVREIKNKIVPALNDSFAAELGWDGVEDLASLREKVSGELHERASQEADRRVRGELLETLVGKSKLDLPPLLVERTAMSMLGEMGMRDIPRDKFDELKGIVQPEAEKRVRAGFVLDAVAEAESLGVEPEEMEKRVGEQLAAAGERAGELRQHYSQPGAVADLRMGMLRDKAMDCLVEQATLNDVEVDPADVAAPLQTG